Proteins co-encoded in one Tautonia rosea genomic window:
- a CDS encoding PA0069 family radical SAM protein — MAREMHRTARGRGSQIRPANRFEGLSAEEDFEHLESDPEALDEHLTALRNLPTEYLPDHARSVVVKNESPDIPFSYSLNPYRGCQHGCSYCYARPTHEYLGLDAGLDFEAKILVKHDAPDLLRAFLSKPGWVPEPIVMSGVTDPYQPGERQFRITRGCLEVMAAFKQPVSIITKNALILRDRDLLESLASESLIHVNLSVTTLNADLSRSMEPRTSTPLARLRTIRALSERGVPVRVLIAPVIPGFNDTEIPAILQAARDAGALHAGYQILRLPLAVAPIFLDWLDREQPSRRSKVEQRLRSMRGSRLNTTEFGKRMRGEGEIADGIRDLFRLFARQCDLDGGLPPHDTSRFRRPPSDAEQLWLF, encoded by the coding sequence ATGGCGAGGGAGATGCATCGGACTGCCAGGGGGCGAGGCTCCCAGATCCGTCCGGCGAATCGTTTTGAAGGCCTCTCTGCTGAGGAGGATTTCGAGCATCTCGAATCCGATCCTGAGGCACTAGACGAACACCTGACTGCGCTTCGTAACTTACCCACCGAGTACCTGCCTGACCACGCTCGCAGTGTTGTTGTCAAGAACGAGAGCCCGGACATCCCTTTTTCGTACAGTCTCAATCCCTACCGCGGTTGCCAGCACGGTTGCTCCTACTGCTACGCTCGTCCGACACACGAGTACCTTGGGCTCGATGCTGGGCTCGATTTCGAAGCGAAGATTCTCGTAAAACACGATGCCCCAGATCTCTTACGAGCCTTTCTGTCCAAACCTGGATGGGTGCCCGAACCGATTGTGATGTCTGGTGTGACCGACCCGTATCAGCCCGGCGAACGTCAGTTTCGGATCACCCGAGGTTGTCTGGAAGTGATGGCAGCGTTCAAGCAACCGGTCTCGATCATTACCAAGAACGCTTTGATCCTCCGAGATCGTGACCTGCTGGAATCGCTGGCCTCGGAGAGTCTGATCCACGTGAATCTGAGTGTGACGACACTGAACGCCGACCTTAGCCGGTCGATGGAGCCGAGGACCAGTACCCCCCTGGCCCGGCTCCGGACCATTCGAGCGTTGTCGGAGAGGGGAGTCCCCGTGCGAGTGCTGATCGCCCCTGTCATTCCCGGCTTCAATGACACAGAGATTCCGGCGATTCTTCAGGCGGCTCGCGATGCCGGAGCGCTCCATGCGGGATACCAGATCCTCCGATTGCCCCTGGCGGTGGCCCCGATTTTCCTGGACTGGCTCGATCGTGAACAGCCTTCGCGTCGGTCAAAGGTCGAGCAGCGACTTCGATCGATGCGAGGCAGTCGGCTGAACACAACCGAATTTGGCAAGCGCATGCGAGGAGAGGGGGAGATCGCCGACGGCATTCGCGACCTCTTCCGACTCTTCGCCCGTCAGTGTGACCTTGATGGCGGTTTGCCCCCGCATGACACCTCTCGCTTTCGACGCCCGCCCTCCGACGCCGAGCAGTTGTGGTTGTTTTGA
- a CDS encoding glycosyltransferase: MNVTILTVGTMGDVRPFVALGIGLKQAGHGVVLATGTNFEKFVTEHGLSFAPMQADFQAIIQSDEGKELLRGSPIAAYRALRTTMPALVRRILDDSWSAAQGADCLIFHPKVVGGWDIAASLGIPAFESLYFPMLVPTSQFPFPILPFRNLGGSLNRLSYRLNSLLTAPLRKTVDRWRIEVLEQTERSRPGKARGESNPVLHAFSPNVIEPPNDWPATVHTTGFWFLDEPAYTPPPQLVAFLESGPPPVYVGFGSMASQEPEEVSRLVVEAIRNTGNRGLLATGWGGIGPVEASDDLFCVDAVSHDWLFPRMSAVVHHGGAGTTAAGLRAGKSSAICPYTADQPYWGRVVADLGVGPRPIPQRRLTPERLARAIEQATGDLAMRGRAERMGERIRSENGVARAVEIVESTVDRSGAA; this comes from the coding sequence ATGAACGTCACAATCCTGACAGTCGGCACGATGGGGGATGTGCGACCATTCGTTGCACTCGGGATCGGTCTGAAGCAGGCCGGACACGGGGTTGTCCTTGCCACCGGAACCAATTTCGAAAAGTTCGTCACCGAGCACGGGCTCTCCTTCGCTCCCATGCAGGCCGATTTTCAAGCGATCATCCAGTCCGATGAAGGGAAGGAATTGCTCCGGGGAAGCCCGATCGCCGCCTATCGGGCGCTGAGGACCACCATGCCGGCGCTGGTCCGTCGCATTCTCGACGACTCGTGGTCGGCTGCGCAGGGTGCCGACTGTCTGATCTTCCACCCGAAAGTCGTCGGTGGCTGGGACATCGCCGCCTCGCTTGGCATTCCCGCATTCGAGTCCCTGTACTTCCCGATGCTGGTTCCTACGAGCCAATTCCCCTTCCCGATCCTCCCGTTTCGCAACCTCGGCGGCTCTCTCAACCGTCTCAGCTATCGACTCAACAGCCTGCTCACGGCTCCTCTCCGGAAGACGGTCGATCGCTGGCGAATCGAGGTGCTCGAACAGACCGAGCGATCCCGTCCCGGGAAGGCTCGGGGAGAGTCAAATCCAGTACTGCATGCCTTCAGCCCGAATGTGATTGAACCACCAAACGACTGGCCCGCAACGGTTCACACCACCGGATTCTGGTTTCTCGACGAACCGGCATACACTCCCCCTCCCCAACTCGTTGCGTTTCTGGAGTCCGGCCCCCCGCCTGTTTACGTCGGCTTCGGAAGCATGGCGAGCCAGGAGCCCGAGGAGGTCTCACGCCTGGTCGTCGAAGCGATCCGAAATACGGGGAATCGAGGGCTATTGGCCACTGGATGGGGAGGGATTGGTCCCGTCGAGGCGTCCGACGACCTCTTCTGCGTGGATGCGGTATCCCACGACTGGCTCTTTCCCCGGATGTCGGCCGTTGTCCATCACGGAGGGGCGGGAACGACCGCGGCAGGACTCCGGGCAGGGAAGTCGTCGGCCATCTGCCCGTATACTGCCGACCAGCCTTACTGGGGACGCGTCGTCGCCGATCTCGGAGTCGGCCCCCGACCCATCCCTCAAAGGCGGCTGACTCCGGAACGCCTCGCTCGGGCCATCGAACAGGCAACCGGCGACCTCGCAATGCGAGGCCGAGCCGAACGAATGGGGGAACGGATCCGGTCGGAAAACGGTGTCGCTCGCGCGGTTGAGATCGTCGAATCTACCGTCGATCGATCAGGAGCCGCTTGA
- a CDS encoding alpha/beta hydrolase produces MLRFTACVLCSMMVVPILANQEIRVDRDLAYSNAVGGRGSTRLDVYAPENAEGLPIVVWVHGGAWRIGDKAHVQRKPQAFTEKGYMLVSVNYRLLPGVTYREQADDLATAIRWVRDHAADYGASAEGITLMGHSAGAHLAALVATDHRYLESKGLDLRVLSGVVLLDGAGYDIPRQLRDAQQPRVKQLYEGVFTNDEETQRDASPISHVAAGKGIPPFLILHVANRPDSRDQSEGLAEKLVEVGVEAKVVPAKGKTHASINREIGRSGDEPTRVVFEFLERLGRCR; encoded by the coding sequence ATGCTTCGCTTCACCGCCTGCGTCCTGTGCTCAATGATGGTCGTGCCCATCCTTGCCAATCAGGAGATCCGGGTCGATCGCGACCTTGCGTATTCCAATGCCGTGGGCGGTCGGGGATCGACCCGGCTCGACGTCTATGCTCCAGAAAATGCTGAGGGCCTGCCGATCGTCGTCTGGGTCCACGGCGGTGCCTGGCGCATTGGCGACAAGGCTCACGTTCAGCGCAAGCCGCAGGCGTTCACGGAGAAGGGATACATGCTCGTGAGCGTCAATTACCGGCTCCTGCCCGGGGTCACTTATCGGGAGCAGGCCGATGATCTGGCTACAGCGATCCGATGGGTGCGTGATCATGCCGCGGACTACGGCGCCTCGGCTGAAGGTATCACCCTGATGGGACATAGTGCTGGAGCCCACCTTGCGGCCCTGGTCGCCACTGACCATCGATATTTGGAGTCCAAGGGGCTGGATCTCAGGGTCCTTTCTGGTGTGGTGTTGCTCGACGGTGCCGGCTACGACATTCCCCGCCAGTTGCGGGATGCGCAGCAACCCCGTGTGAAGCAACTCTACGAAGGGGTCTTCACGAATGACGAGGAGACCCAGCGAGACGCCTCTCCCATCTCACACGTCGCTGCTGGGAAAGGAATACCGCCGTTTTTGATTCTCCATGTGGCGAATCGACCGGATTCTCGGGACCAGTCTGAGGGGCTGGCGGAGAAGTTGGTGGAAGTAGGAGTCGAGGCGAAGGTTGTCCCCGCCAAGGGGAAGACGCACGCCTCGATCAATCGGGAGATCGGTCGTTCGGGAGACGAGCCGACCAGGGTTGTCTTCGAGTTTCTAGAGAGGCTTGGAAGATGTCGGTAA